The genome window cgccctgagtcttcggagaagggcgggatataaatgtaaaaaacaacaacaaaaaaactaaaTGTTATTACTCTCAAAATAAATTTCATCTTGTTACTTCCTAAACATGGATATTAATAATTCTATGCACTGAAGCAAGTTAGAAGAGAAATCTAACAGCTCCTGTAGTGAAACTTCTGATTAGAATTAATTGTTTATGCATGACTTATTTAGAGAATAACCTGATCCTCAAAGATCACTTGTGGCAAGTTCTGGGAACCAGAATATTGTTAGATCTATACCCTCATAGAAAAACttgcctacaggtagtccttgacttacaataatttgtttattgatccttcaaagttataacagcactgacttatgactgttttttacaatatgaccttgcagcatccccatgctcacgtgatcagaatttgaatgcttggcaactggcatgtatttatgatagtagcAATATCCCAGAGttttatgatcaccatttgtgagtttctgacaaaggggaagccagattcatttaagaatcatatgattcagttaacagttgcagtgattcacttaacaactgtcttgcttagcaggggaaattttgggctcaattgtggtcataagtcgaggactacctgtattcctaaaCAATTCTCCATTCCTACTGAAACAATGAGAGAAATTATGCAGAAAATTAGGTTGTAAAGAAGATTAAAATTTCACATTTATGAACTGCATGGATTTATGGCAAAATGAGTCATCTATGATTTGggttttactttctttttcagGTCCCAGTCAATTTTAGCGATTTTCACCTCTTCGAGGtaaattttatttactatttccATCTTTCCATTTCTAATTTAAGGAAATCCCATCTTGAAATAACATGGAATTATTTGGACTAATATGGACTGGGAAAGGAAGTGGGGTTCTAGCTATATTTAAGAAATTAATGGTAAGTTATGGTAGCCATGACTTGATGATTGGGATCAAAGGGTTCAGTAGTTCAGAAGGTAAGCAAACAAGGGagttattgtaaaaaaatatatggaataATTTTAGaaatcttaacattttagaaatgtaataattttagaaattacaAAATTTTCTGATTTAAATGGTTGTGATTGAATCATatgaggtgattttttttttaaattgagtatATGTTTTGGTCATTGCCAGGTCCACATTATCCCACATTCGGAGCCTGCAGCTCCTGGGCTGAATGGTAATACATGCCACAATGTTGTTTCTGAGGTATTTAGCTACATTAACAATTGCTTTTTTCTGTaatagaaaaggggggaaataagGTAAAGCTTATTCATGAGCATATCTTGTTTTTTACTGATTCGTTTGATGTACTTCTAGGTGAATTATGAGATGGAGTTTAATGGGATCCATGGAATCCAAAAGGTTTACGTTCAGTTCAAATTGACCAATATATCAGGGAATCCAGGAGTCACATTACAACAACGTTTTTCTCTGCATTTTGGGGTCAGTACTTATAGCTACAGATTGGGTCCAAAATATACAACTAAACTTTCTACTCTACTTAGCCCAGTGGCAAGAATTTCTGGATTAGTGTATTGTGCATCTCGACCGCTTTGACTCTATAAATAAGATAAATGAGCCTTAGCACCAAGCAAGTTTGTAGATGGTTCCATATCAATTTCATGGCTTTACTCAATTGTAGAAAGATCTGCATTTTGGAAAAATTGTCGCAAGGATGGTGTAGAAGTCTAGATTCTTTTCTGTCCCACCAAAATTTCAGGCTtcttaaataagattttttttttaatatgacattgggctatagcagtgatggctaacctttttgcaatcgcgtgccaggatgggggggtgggggaacggTTCACgcatgcacgtgcccacacccataattctatgtgtcccaccctgtgcatgtgcacgcaatcCCCCtctcccccgctcctggcacgtgatagcctggtaggcccatttttctttctcacctggctccaggacctctctatgcatctggggagggcgaaaacagccttccccaccccctcggagTCCCTCAgcaggccagaaacggcccatttcccaacttccggttggacaggaagtgacttttttgctgtccccagcctccagagcctctctaggagtctagagagaggctctggaggctggggacagcaaaaaatgtcatttcCTGTCTAACCGGaaattgggaaatgggccgttttgggcctccagagggcctggggaaggctatttttgtcttccctagatgcatagagaggatctggacccagaaaaacaggcctttcccACTCCCCCAGGCCATCTGGAGGcaagaaacagcctatttccctacgtctggtgggcccagaaggcccgaaaatcagctggctggtgtgcgcgtgtgcgctggagctgagccagcgtgcccactgatatggctatatgtgccacctgtggcacgtgtaccataggttcgccatcacggggctaTAGCACTATAATGCAGACTAATATGGCAGCTAGAAAAGGATGCTATTTTGTAATAGAATAGCAGACAGTTTTAAATATGTTTACTGAAATTGAAGAGGGGAAGTATCCATTGTTTTGGAAACATTTGGCTGGCTATTACCAGGAAAAACAATGGCAATCCACATATTGCTCAATACATGTGAGTTCTTGCAACAAACATTTCAATGGACCAGAACACTTCCTTACCAGTAATCAAATACCCAGATAAGAAGGAATTAAATCCAAATAAACAACAaagcagtaaacaacagcctaatcaaggaaccatgaagaagaaaaatattccctaCCAGCACTGACAGAGCGAGCTGTTGTAGATATACAGAGAgccaaccccactcccttctatcaTGAAAGAGGATACCTAGTCTGGAtgacaaaatgtctgcaaggaaacaaacaagctcagaaagcactaagAACTCAACATGCACATTTCATTTACAATTTGTTTGGTATCTatatgtttttcatatgttttcattGTTGTAGTGATTCATGATTTTGTTTCAAGTATTGTAATATATTTAGTGCCTATATCTCTAGCCTAGATATCTTTGAAATAACCcattaaaataccttttaatAATTCTATCATATTAAAGCACTTTGGGTTCGTTTTAAGTAGAAAAGTTGAACAAATACTTTAAATACAGTGTATCAATTGAACAGCaggtaaacattaaaaaaatatttgaaaaaatatttggTGGATATGAAACTCAGATATACCTAAAATATGACCTCTAGAAATCCAAAAGTATGGACCGTCTTAAACATTTCTGGacaaatacttattttcttctCAATATTTAATAATTTGGATAAACATaattgattattttttatttgctttttctcAATTCTTTGTCATTTTCATGTGGAAATGAATTTCATCCATGGATATTCAATTGATATTATAAGATGTACTGTTTCATTCTTGGTTGATTAACCTCTCTGATAATTTCTGAATTGCCTTGCAATCCACTTTTGTGTGGTATTTcagttttttactttaaaaaaaggcttctttacaaaTAGCATCTTTACAGACACAGCTACAGGCAGTGTTCTTGCCACAGTAGGAAAGTAGTTTGGTATTGCATTTTTCCCAAGACATTTCTAAATTTTCcagtctattctattttcctggtAGCATCCTGAGTACTAAGAAGGTCAATTGTACACTGCCACCTGCTGGGCATTTTTAAAGAAGTACTGGATAACAGAAATGTGGGCATCCTTTCTACATTCTAAATGTAACattctctccctaccctttccctgccatttttctatttcttaCAGAGCAGAAGTTCTTCTTTGACCAAACGAAGAAGTGGAAATCCTGGCTATATCATAGGAGCACCACTAAGAGCTTTATATAATGGGATCCAGCAACATGTATGCTTTCTTGCTCTATATTATAACTTAACTCTATATTAAGTTAAGTTATTGCTCTATATTAAGTTATGTTGAGGctacagttggtccagaatgcagctgcgcgggtgatagagggagcccctcgtggctcccgagtgacacctatcctgcgcaggctgcactggctacctgtggccttccgggtgcgcttcaaggtgttggtgaacgtctttaaagcgctccatggcatagggccgggttacttacgggaccgcctgctgctaccgaatacctctcaccgacccgtgcgctctcacagagagggactcctcagggtgccgtcggcgcgacagtgtcgtctggcgacacccaggggaagggccttctctgtgggggctcccgccctctggaacgagctccccccaggacttcgtcaacttccggacctccgaacctttcgccgcgagctcaaaacgtacttatttatctgcgctggactgggttagtttttttttaagttatgggtttttaatggtgattttatagtttagggttttatatcggtcgtctgaccgtttttagttttaaattggccggttaaatatttcattttaaatgtattttaaatttattgtgtacctatgtgttttaataaggctgtacaccgccctgagtccttcgggagaagggcggtctagaaatctaattaataaataaataaataaataaatatgtttgtcAATAGAGGTGTGGGTATAAGCTTTAGACGATTGTccattggaaagtaaaagaacataatacagaaaagTTTTCTGTTCCTATAGTTCTTGAAATTAACATATAATTGTATGCAAATAATGCCTTTTGGAACCAAGTTAAGAAACTATATCGCATTTTCACCCACAACCACGAGTGTAGTATTATCTACTTGCCTGCCATTTCTTTATTGTGTGAAACCAGCAGTTACCTGTAATAGACTTTTGATCCAgtaatttcaatattttttttagttttagatAATAGCAATTCCATACTTTTTTCTTGCCAATCCTTTTTTTCCCAGGGTAGGGATGCGGTGGTTctatgtctttatttttttattctttgataTCTATTCCACAATTTTCAAAAACTTTTTAACCCATAACAAGAAATTGTGTGTCTCTATTATAAAGTCAAGGGGAAAGTAGGATGTGCCTATTCTTAATTTTATGAGAGTAcacaaaatgtatatttgatataGCATATCTGTATATATACATTTTTCCAGAGTTATGACTGCATCCAAGTTATTTATTACAGAAAGTCAACAGATTGTAACAGCTTAAAATCCTGAATTTATAGTGGTATAAATGTTTAGAACTGGGATTCACTTGGAATATCCTCAATTGGCAGTTTTATAATTATGGGTACAGGAATGAGGGAAATCATACACTGATAGGTCAATTAGCAATACATTTGACATttcagttaaaataaaaataaatgcaaaatacgCATAGTACCTTCATTGGAGAACACATTATTGCAGTACCAGTCAGAGGTTTTAATAATGAAAAACAACTTTGTGAATATAATAATCGGTTGTACTGTGACCTCCAAATGCTGGTGGACTGCCAATCTTTCCTATTTCTTTGTTATATTTAAGCAGCAAGTACAACGCAGAGTAATTCCTGATAGCTACCTTACtactgtaaaacttttttaaatgaGGGTTTGCCAAAGGAATAATGAAATTTTCACAAGGAAGAATTTTACTAGTTGACCTAAACCAGCAAGGCActgagtttgttttttaaaacttaagCAGCCTGTTATACTATTCAAAATTAATTCATGTCATGGTTTTACAAATAATAGATAAAAGTTGTATGTGGTACCAGTATCAGTCTGTAATTTGTTTTTGTGGCTCCACTATATTTTGTTTAGTTTCATAACATTCCCTTTCCTCAGGTAACCATTTTACAGAACCAAGCTAATGGCCAGTGCTCAGCAGTTGAGAGATTTGCAGTACAATTTGGGGAAAACATAAGAACAGGCTGCCAGTTCAGGTAACATTTTATATAGCCATTTACATTTTTGCTCTTCTAATTCAGGTTTCAGATGTACTGTATCTGTTTTGGCATGTAAAGTGAAAAATTTTGCTAAATGTTGTCTCCATCATATACTACATGTTCATTAAACATCAAAGGACTTGTCATGTATAAATTTCTCTACAAATATTTCCAGATAGTTACTTTCTGAGATTTTAGTTCTAAAAGGCTGGATCTTCATGTTGTCCTTCCTTTATAACTTATCTAGTTTCCCCATGTAGTTCTTTCTGACTGCATTGATAGGAGTAATTTTTGTTCTGTTTAATATCTTTTTCTGTGtttcatatttgtgacacatggCGGCATGGTCTTTTGCAGTATACCCTTCAAACCTGAGGAAAGAAGTTGTAATGACTTGCAGGAGCCATTTTACCAAGCCTTCGAAGGAGGACTCAGCACAGGGCATTTGGCCATAATTGGCAATGCTGATCCAGGCCATCCAGAGCAATGGACCAGAGTTTTTACCCAGAGGTGTAAATTGCAGGTAATGTGCGAAAGAGCATCCAACTCCATCTATAGTTTTCTAATATAAGTTTTGTCACAAGTACCAAAACATACTCTTATTTTTTCAGCTATATCAAACTAGACATAACTTGTTACGGTAACTGTACATTTGCAGCTTTGTATTCAGAAATAACTTCTTTTTCACTGGACCCAATGTGCCTGCTATACATTGTTTGTTTTTCCCATGAATGGAGAGATAGAAATGACAGAACATTCTGTATTTCTTTGTAGTACTATGAATTGTTTTGTACTTGAATGTAAATGTTGCAGTAATTCTGATCTTATGATTATCAGCAGGAAGTGTTAGGGCTCCTGTTACCTAAAttttggtatcttttttttttcctaggatGGGCAGTGTATGATTCCTGTTTCCCTGGAGATTCAGGTGATATGGGCTAATGTGGGCCTCTTATCTAATCCACAAGCTCAAGTGTTGGGTGCACGGTATTATTACCTCTGCAGACCTCTGAAGGTTAGTTTCACATAATGCTGAATTTGAATCATGCTAAACCTTGATTTGTTTAATCTCAATTCGTTGAATAAGTAAAAATAACCCGAATTCACCTATTATGTTAGGCAAATGAAACAAATTGCATTATAGCTTAACATGTATGAACTCAGTATCTTAAGGttattttctgattttatttgGGTAGTTTTGAGCTAATGCCAAATCTAGTTCAGAGCTTCACGCACAAAGCATAAGGAGATTTGGGCTTGTGTCTTTATGTGCTGGAATAGGTAACCGAAAAATTTCACTCTTGATTTTGAATTAACCAgaattccttctaaaatcaaaacctgaaaaaaaaatctcaccttAAGTTCTAGTTAAATTAAGTGATTGTCTTGATTTGCTCATAAATTATCATTTATACTAATCAGATTATCTGAATTCAGACATAAAAGGAAATTCTAGTTTTAAAACAAAAGGATGCTTTATTTCATCAATGGAGATAAAAAGAATgtgtatataccgtgtttccccgaaaataagaccccatgttatatttttttgaatctgaaataagcgcttggccttattgccatgcgctcaaaagcccaactggacttattatcagtcttattttggaggaaacagggtatgAATTCATGACTTACTACAGGTTATATATGGAAGATTAAAAGAACCAAAGGCCTGAAGTGCTCATTACATTTTATATTGGGGAAAGAATATTATGATAATAATGACAGAGATTCTAGTATgtacaataaatattaaataaaagcatGCCATCAAATGATTCCGGCAACTGCCTGGAGAAGGCAGTTGCCAGAATGATTTGAAAGCACAGTTTTATTGAATATTTATTGTAAATATTACAACCTTTGTCATTATTATCGTAATATTCTTtccttaaaataaaatgtaataggCAGTTTTCTttggctggctttgtgcctaaatagTTATGGTTCAATAGGGTGTAAGTGAATCTGTTCTTTTGGCAGAATGTTATAGTTCTTTAAAAGTCTTACGTAGCACAGAGCTTTCTGTTGCTACTTAGTAGGAACAGCAATCCAAAGGAGATATAAAGTCTTCGGAGATATAAAGTCTTCGGAAGTCAGAAAATCTAGAATCTAAATGATCTCTAGGTTCTGTGGACAtcctttctgtatttattttttacttatgtGATGAAGAAAGTAATGATAAATCTAGAAAGGATTATCATTTTCTGTATCAATTCCTTTGTTATAAAATATCCTGTCTAGGAAACAGGAAGAATATTCATGACACGCAGCTTCTTTTTATATCCAAATCCCTCAACAAATGGCACAGATCTTCTCTTAAATGTTCTATTCCCTTTAAAGCTGAAAGGAATAAACAGTAGTCTTAAATTATAATTAGTTCAGTAATAAATGAAAGAGTTTTGTCCTACATTTTGTTCCTATCCTTTTCTCTACATTCTTCCCTCAAAACACTGGATATACGGTAATAGctaaataattttatatactctgttttctttcagtctctaggTATATATATGAACATGTTGCCTTTGACAAGTACAGTTACCTTCACAGATGTCACCAAATGGCCAGAGTCACCTCATGGTCAACCTGACATTTATAGGAAACTTCCATTTGATTTCTTCTTCCCTTTTAAAATGGCATTGAATGAAGCTGTGAATAGTTCATGCAACATATTGGGCACTTTGCTGATGTCATTAATGTTTTATGGAATATTTGTGAGCTTCTAATacagaaaaaaatagcatttcatATAACATGGAATCAAAAATGGTTGCACAATGAGTGATAGAATAGCTAATTCTCTTCCTAAATTCCTAATGGAGGGAGGCACTGCAACATCTATGTGTCAGATCATTGAGATGCATCCCAACCAGTCTCAAGGTTGCACGGAGGATTATGTGGAGATCTTGTAAACCAATAGTCCATAATGAATTGATCACATGTATGCTATGCATAACATTTAATGCTTAGCCCCTGACAGCAATTGTTCCATAAGTGATTGCTGTTTCTGTTTATGGATGGGCTGTGTGTGACAGACTTGCTATCAGCCTGGAGATAAAAGTGGGGGTCCAAAGCGACACTGGCAGGGGTTCTTTTTGTGTTCTGAAACCTCTGAATTTCTGTCTTCTGTGCAACTCCTTGCCTTTCTTCTGCCAAAGGTGTGTTAGTGTTGAACCAGGCATCTTTAGATTACAAGTGACAAAAAAATTCCTTAATCATGGACTCTTAGTATCTTTTTTCAAGATGAACTATATCAAAAATATGAAGAATCCTGTAATTTTTACTAtacattttttccttttgggaacatGATTGACATATTTGATTAATTACAATCCAGTAATTAATACAAATACTTAGCTTCATAGGTATTCTTTAACAGCTAATCTTTTAATTAAACAATGTTTATGCTGTTGTTGCTGTGACTATTTAGAATACTAGTTTTTCATTCATAGGATGTTCCAGTCCTTCCTTAAAAAGTGAGCCTGAAACATGAAAAGCTATAATATAAATCTATACAGGTGCCTTAATACCAGAATCACTCTTTAAATTGAAAAGATTTAATGAATATGATTTCATTAAAATAGCACACACACAAGTGTTGCAATGAGTGTTGTAATCTATGAAGTTTTCCACTttcatgttttaatgttttaattatcaaTTATTCTGTTGTATAAAGTTATATTTGCAAATATATGCTTTGCAATGGTGGTACACAGTGGATGTGACAAATTATATCATTGATCATAGTAGTTTCATATAATGTTAAAAATTCTAGCATGCTTTCTTTCAGTAATTATACTTTGAATTTCCCTTTCCTCAAGCAATTGAACTAATTGAATTCTTATGAATGATTATTAGCATTTCGCAATGATACACAATAATGCTAGCCACTCTAATATTTTAATCCACAGAGGTCTTTAAATCTTTTTGCTACCAAATTACTTTTATATTAAATCCAcatgaatgaattaatgaatgaatgaatgaatgaatgaatgaaatcctTGAGAAATAAGGGATTTAGGGACTAAATCAGAATGTACTCCTACATTTGATTTACTTAGCTTTAGGTATTCAGTATTTCAGAATAGTAATGGATCCCTGTGAATCTATAGATCCTTTAAGGTAATAAAAAAATAGGGTTAAGCTAATTTCACAAGAGAATGAATAAAATAACAAGCATTTTAAACAGTTACTTGTTTTATCAAAACATGCATAAATAGGAGACTAGATATTGAATTACCTCCCCACATAAAACCtattttgatgaaaagaagatATGAATTGGAAAAATTTTtagggttttagggcaaaagaagTTCATGTTACATTACAAAAATGTGTTGAATTAAAGTtggatttaatcttttttttttatcttatgtATTCTCATTTACATATTATTCAGCTTTTTTACTTGAAAAAGTTCATAATGTAGCCATGATGATCAGCTAGAAAGAGAATGCTTTTCAAGTCTCCAGCTAACATTTCAGAATCTTTTTGAGTTATATAGCAGACAAATACAGTGACCTTCTACCTTGTCAACTCTAAAGTAAGGACATTGTATGAAAAACTAGTTTTAGAATTCCAATAGGAGAGTTAGCAATTTATGACTTTCCAGTTGGAGTGCTTGGCCAAAAGCCTGGGTTCTCTGTTTTCAAATACACGGGGTTGCAAGTATTGCTGGAGTACTTGttctcagcaactgttcaaatatGTTTGCCTTTTCACAACAAGCCCAAAGAAATCACATTTAAATGATGTTCTGATTCTCAGCTCTGTGTACTATGCTTGCTTTGGCTTAGTGACTCATTGTGATTTGTAATCCATGGTGTAATTCATGGGTTTAGCATATTATTCAAGTGCAATAGAAATTTGCATAAATAGGCTGCTTTTTGAAATGGTAAGAAACTAAGGCAGTTTCTCTGAAACATGTATGCACCAAATATTTCTTTCATGAAACTTCATTGAGCATATTATAAATAAAGTACATAGTCCACATATAA of Ahaetulla prasina isolate Xishuangbanna chromosome 6, ASM2864084v1, whole genome shotgun sequence contains these proteins:
- the TCTN3 gene encoding tectonic-3, yielding MAAWRLLFPLLLLLSEFWSKSETDNVTLKAENSTDETSHTGTAPSETSLPETSPSGASPSRTPGMQTEESAGCPCDLHPGFCDINCCCDSHCGSECKLGAPGCPFSFCLPGSTRAISRVCLEKSLIFRNNTPFHTEILPGPDGCILLFCVQLNDSTLNYLQVPQMVTKVNFPVLLAQYGRPSFSPPEQVWSSPSTFYQVGDPIQIYYAASSTLSVLKQPVGIGTSQICTDENPAGFLESKTTSCIRIFTDLMSSCTSEPALDAASYYRNFSVLQVPVNFSDFHLFEVHIIPHSEPAAPGLNGNTCHNVVSEVNYEMEFNGIHGIQKVYVQFKLTNISGNPGVTLQQRFSLHFGSRSSSLTKRRSGNPGYIIGAPLRALYNGIQQHVTILQNQANGQCSAVERFAVQFGENIRTGCQFSIPFKPEERSCNDLQEPFYQAFEGGLSTGHLAIIGNADPGHPEQWTRVFTQRCKLQDGQCMIPVSLEIQVIWANVGLLSNPQAQVLGARYYYLCRPLKSLGIYMNMLPLTSTVTFTDVTKWPESPHGQPDIYRKLPFDFFFPFKMALNEAVNSSCNILGTLLMSLMFYGIFVSF